The Anaerobranca californiensis DSM 14826 region AACACTAAGTCATAAGCTCTGGGGCTTTCCACCACATTTATTCCTACTTCTAAGGAATTTAAACCTTCGATTTTACCAAACATAGCTAAAATTAATTCTTTCGCCCCTTTTAAATTTTCTTCGGTAGGTTCTTCTAATTTAAACATAACCACATGTTTAATCATTTTTTCACCCCTTATAAGTTTATATTTATATTTTACCACTGTTTTTCATTTGAAAAAACTTATAAAATGAATTTAAAATAAATCACAACCCCTTGCATATTCACTGGGATTAGTGATATAGTAAGGGGTAGTACTTTTTTGTTTACCTAGGGGGAATATAAATGGAAAAAACTAGAGTCGTTATAGGAATGTCAGGTGGAGTAGATTCCTCTGTGGCAGCTTTGTTGCTGAAAGAGCAGGGCTATGACGTCATAGGTATATTTATGAAAAACTGGGAAGAAAAAGATGAATATGGAGTTTGTACTTCTACTAAAGACTATGAAGATGTGAGAAAAGTTTGTGATCAAATTGGGATACCCTATTATACTGTAAACTTCCAAAAAGAATATTGGGAGAGGGTTTTTCAGTACTTCCTCGATGAATATAAAAAGGGAAGAACCCCTAATCCCGATGTGATGTGCAATAAAGAAATCAAATTTAAAGCCTTTTTAGACTATGCTTTAAAAATAGGTGCCCAGTATTTAGCTACTGGTCATTATGCCCAAATAGAGTATTTAGATGGAGAATATAAGTTGAAAAGGGGAGCAGATCCTAACAAAGACCAAACATATTTTTTAAATACCTTAGGTCAATATGAACTTTCTAAAACGCTATTTCCCATTGGCCATTTACAAAAAAGTGAAGTCAGGGAGATAGCGAAAAAAGCAGGATTAGCCACAGCGGGGAAAAAAGATAGTACCGGCATCTGTTTTATAGGAGAGAAAAATTTTAAAGAATTTTTAAGTACCTATTTACCGGCAAAACCCGGGGAAATGAGGACATTATCCGGTGAATATAAAGGGAAACACGATGGATTGATGTACTATACCCTAGGACAGAGAAAGGGTTTAGGAATAGGGGGTTCTGGAAACGGTAAACCATGGTTTGTGGTAGGGAAAGACCTAAAAAACAACATCCTTTATGTAGAACAAGGGGATGACCACCCAAAACTCTACTCCAAAGGTCTTTATGCCACCGATGTCAGCTTTGTGACAGATAAAGAAATGCCAAAGGAATTCCAATGTACTGTCAAAGTTCGTTATCGACAAAAAGATCAACCAGCTACCGTTTATTTAACAGAAAATAACACCTGTAAAGTGATGTTTCAGCAGCCTATGCGGGCAGTGACTCCCGGTCAAGCAGTAGTCTTTTATCAAGGGGAATACTGTCTCGGTGGAGGAATTATAGACAAAACTATAGAATAATTTTGGGGGAGGAACTAAGTTGAGGAAAAGACAAAAAAACAAAACAGAAAAAAAGTAGTACTAATTATTGTCGCAGTGCTTTTAATACCTTTTTTAATCTACGGAACTTCTTTCGCATACAGGCTTTATAGCTTATATAACTCAATGTATAGTCCTATCGAAGAAGAGGAAGATTTTGAACCAATAGATGAAAAAATAATTGAAGAGTTA contains the following coding sequences:
- a CDS encoding Dabb family protein, encoding MIKHVVMFKLEEPTEENLKGAKELILAMFGKIEGLNSLEVGINVVESPRAYDLVLISTHENLEALKNYATHPVHLPVVEHMRKICKSIVSVDFEIE
- the mnmA gene encoding tRNA 2-thiouridine(34) synthase MnmA, with amino-acid sequence MEKTRVVIGMSGGVDSSVAALLLKEQGYDVIGIFMKNWEEKDEYGVCTSTKDYEDVRKVCDQIGIPYYTVNFQKEYWERVFQYFLDEYKKGRTPNPDVMCNKEIKFKAFLDYALKIGAQYLATGHYAQIEYLDGEYKLKRGADPNKDQTYFLNTLGQYELSKTLFPIGHLQKSEVREIAKKAGLATAGKKDSTGICFIGEKNFKEFLSTYLPAKPGEMRTLSGEYKGKHDGLMYYTLGQRKGLGIGGSGNGKPWFVVGKDLKNNILYVEQGDDHPKLYSKGLYATDVSFVTDKEMPKEFQCTVKVRYRQKDQPATVYLTENNTCKVMFQQPMRAVTPGQAVVFYQGEYCLGGGIIDKTIE